CCACCAGGCTCGCCGGTTGCAACGAAGATGGGTTGCCGCCCGTGGTCGCACCAACGAGTTTTTCTTCAGGGCTCTGAAGAGATTTTCATCACGCGTCCCGGCGCCGCTAACCGCTTGTCCAGGTGCTGTTTTCCGGCTTCTCCGGCTGTTCCAAGAATCTCTCAAGCCGGGTTGAGCAAATCTCACTTTCGCAAGCCGGGGCGTGCTGCTGCCATCGTGCGGGATGGGCCGAAAACGATCCGAGGGGAGCCCAGTCCTCATTCCAGCACGGGAGATCAGCATGACCCTGACCAGGCGAGACATGGCCGCGGCGCTCGCGGCGAGCGTCGGCCTCGCAGCCCTGCCGCGATCGGCACACGCCGCCGGCGGGCCGCTCAAGGTGGCGATCGCATTGCCGGGCAGCATCGCCGACGGCGGCTGGAGCCAGTCGGCCTTCGAGGTGCTGGCTCAGGCCCGCACCGAATTGCAGGCGGAGACCGCCTATAGCGAGAAGGTGCACCAACCGCAGCAGGTCGAGGTGCTCTCCGACTATGCCAGGCGCGGCTACAATCTGGTGATCGGTCATGGCGGCGAATTCCAGGATGCAGTCGACCGCGTCGCCGCGCGCTTCCCCAAGACGAGCTTCCTCGTCACCAACGGCCTGCGCCCCTCGGCCAATGTCGCGACGGCCGATTTCCACTTCTCGCAGCCGGCCTATCTGCTCGGCTTCCTGGCCGCACGGATGAGCAAGACCGGCAAGGTCGGCATCATCGCGGCGCAGAAGTTCAAGTTCACCAATGACAGCGTTGCCGGCTTCGAGGCCGGCTTCCGCGCCGCCCGCAGCGACGGCCAGGTCGTCACCACCTGGACTGGCGACTGGGACGATGTCGCCAAGGGCAAGGAAGCCGCCGTCAACCAGCTCGCGCAGGGCGTCGACATCGTCTGGCCGACCATGGACAGCGCCACCGCCGGCAGCCTGCAGGCGGTGC
This genomic interval from Bosea sp. 29B contains the following:
- a CDS encoding BMP family protein translates to MTLTRRDMAAALAASVGLAALPRSAHAAGGPLKVAIALPGSIADGGWSQSAFEVLAQARTELQAETAYSEKVHQPQQVEVLSDYARRGYNLVIGHGGEFQDAVDRVAARFPKTSFLVTNGLRPSANVATADFHFSQPAYLLGFLAARMSKTGKVGIIAAQKFKFTNDSVAGFEAGFRAARSDGQVVTTWTGDWDDVAKGKEAAVNQLAQGVDIVWPTMDSATAGSLQAVREKGAMAFGLYYDAVTKWPDIMLQSAILDVRGLLFAMLAKAKAEGIAGRNYKFDITMPEAVRLGSFGPKVPPGTVAEIAALVARMKSGQLAVQPV